The DNA region GGCACCGTGTGCCGGGTGCAGGAGCCCGGGGCCGTGCTGCTGGCCCAGCCCGGGGAGGCGCTGGCCGAGGCCTCGGGAGACTTCATTTCCACGCAGTACATCTTGGACTGCGTGGAGCGCAACCAGAGGCTCGAGCTGGAGGCCTACCGGCTGGGCCCCGGCGCAGCGGCCGACCAGGCCCCGGAGTCCAAGGCCGGGGCTTCCGCTGAGGGCGCCGCGGAGCCCGAGCCGCAGCCGCTCACAGGGCGGATGGCCTTCACAGACGCGGACGACGTGGCTATCTTGACCTACGTGAAGGAAAACGCCCGCTCGCCCAGCTCGGTCACGGGCAACGCCCTGTGGAAGGCGATGGAGAAGAGCTCGCTCACGCAGCACTCGTGGCAGTCCCTCAAGGACCGCTACCTGAAGCACCTGCGCGGCCAGGAGCACAAGTACCTGTTGGGGGACGCCCCAGTGAGCCCCTCCTCCCAGAAGCTCAAGCGCAAGGCCGAGCAGGACCCGGAGGCCGCGGATAGCGGGGGTGAGGCCACGCGGGGTGAGCTGTCAAGGTCCAGCCTGGCATCCCTCATGCCTCGCCTCCTTGCCATCCGGTAGAATTGTCCCGCGCTCTGGACGCTCTCCCTCGCTCTCTCGCTTTAATGTACCTCCCCAACGACTAGCTCTcggtgttttgttttgagacagggtctcagtagtGCTGCCCGGGTCGGTCTCAAGctccaacctcctgcctcagcctccaaaggaGCTGGGGTTCGGGCATCCTCCACTGCACCCGGCCGGCGGACGTCCAGTTTATTAACATGTTTTGTATTCAAagtttcaaaatggaaaattgcAAATTCACCCCTCCTACCCACTATTCCTTCCCAGAGAAAACAGGGTAACCGGCTTCTTGAAATtttcagagatttaaaaagactcgtttaaaaaaaaaattcctcctaCGTTCTGGCAGATTcagtataaataattttaaaggcatGCCAGATCAGTTTACTTTCGTGCTTTGGCTTTATTGAATACGTATTTACATAAGAAGGTTCTCCTTAGTCGGAGGGTCTCCTCCTGGTCTTGcttatgtgatttttttgttaaattcacTTGAATTGCAAATTGGAATTCAGGTATGGTAAAACACATCCCAAAGCTATTAAGATGTTTTACTTTTCATATAATGGTACTGGCAACTTCAATGACAGACCCTTTTGTTTAAAGAGGCATGCTTTCCCCATCCCCCATTTCTTTGCTTATGTGGCTGTTCCATCTAGAAGTccgaggaggaaaaaaatctatttctccTGTTCAGCATGCTTGGTAGgaattttgtttttggtaaaagTGACATTTCAGATTCATTGACTCAACAGATGTTTGAGTGCCAGACACTGTTGTCCTGCTGggatataacaataaataaaagtcccTGTGGTCATGGAGCTTAACATGCTAGCTGGGCAGTGGTAAGTgctatagagaaaaaataaatcagggatGGGGAGGAGGTCATTTTCTATAGTGATTAGATGAAGTTAgggcttttaaataaatgattttggaACTGTTGGCAAGCTATTAGGAACATGGACAAAAATGTTCCTAATAGCTTGCCAAAAGtaatcaaaaataatgttttgatgatcatatatttaaatgtaaaaattaaaatcctaaaatgactaagaaaaaatatggatGAATGTACCTTTTAATATTAGCATggtggccaggcgcagtggcgctTGCCTGTGatctcagaggctcagaaggctgaaacaggaggatcatgagatcaaaggcagcctcagcaatggccaggtGCTAagaaactgagtgagaccctgtctctaaatacaaaataggacagggagtgtggctcagtgattgaaggcccctgagttcaatccccagtacctacccaCCCCCAAATTAACATGGTGGTAGTCAAGAAACCAAAgagattaagaaatattttacaaattttattacttaaaaattaaaaactactggcaggcacagtgatacacacctatagtctcagtggtttgggaggctgaggcaggaggatcgtgggttcaaagccagtttcagcaacttagtggggccctgcacaactcagtgagaccttgtctctaaataaaatacaaaatagggctggggatgtggcttactggcTAAattttcctgagttcaatccctggtacctgctccccccaaaaaaaatggttggggatgtggctcagtagtaaagcacccctgggttaaatccctagtacccccttaccccccaaaaaaagaagaaaaaaatggggaatggatatataattatatgcatttaaaaatgttattatgaTAAAAGATGTGTAACATAAGTTTTCCATTTTAAGTGTTTAAGTTTTTGGTTTGGTGGCCTTAAATACATTCATATGTGCAACCATCCCTACCATCTTTTtccaaaactgaaattctgtatctggcttattaCTCTTAGCATAATATCTTCAACATTGTAGTGCagaatttcattctgttttaagaCTGAATGATTTTATGTTGAATAATATTATGTACCACATTTGTTTCCATtgtttgtctattgtgaataatgctgctatgaacatgggtatcTGAggccctgctttcaattctttcagGCATATAACCAGAAATACGGTTGCTAGACATATggtgatttttatgtttaatttttttgaggaactgtttTCTAGTTATATTTGTTTTAACACACGTTTAAATCGTGTAAACACCACCAAAATCAGGGTGCAGAACAgttttgttgcaaaaaaaaaaacctcttttgctattttatttctccctcccccccttttttttttgattcattgtacacaaatagatccttttgctattttcttggcataaatttttgttaaataagcAGGAGCAGAGTTaaattctcaaaaaacaaaatgtaaaagggAAACAAGAGGATGTTTAAAGTTAGAAGGGCCTTCTTTTTACAGATGATATGTAGTGGATTGTGGTAAACCACCCAGGTCTGCTTCAGTGGCTGGAAGAGTTGCCTCTCCCAAAGCCTCTTCTAGGTATCCAGTGACTAACTTATGTGGAGTTATAAAGGCTCTGTTCTTTACCCCAACCACAGTCAACTCTGAAAGGCCTTCCTGGCTCTGGATTTGACTAAAGCCTCCTTGAAATGCTTTTCCAACTCAACTACTCTTTCTGCCCattcctgcttttcttcttttcctcaagTATTTTCCCAAGAGCACTCCCTGGTAAGCTATTTATGTTAATCTCTGTCTCAGATTTGCTACTCAGAGAACCCCCCacctgttttgttcttttgtttttgtttttgttttgtggtagtactggggattgaacccagagccttgcctCCACATGCTAGTCCAGgattctagcactgagctactAAACTACATAACAAGCTCtactaaaattttattcactaagttgcccagattggcctcagAGAACCCAACTTTTGAAGTGGtttgttgatttgcatttgtaaatacaaaacaaaaaataaatgaacctgGAAGAATATTTTTGTATGTCAGAGCCTAGGAATACATCATTGGAATAGTACAGTGTTTTGGAAACAAGCACAGAGATTATTGGACATGCATGTCTTATGcttttttaacctttctgaatAAAAAACAGATATCTTCTAATAGAGGGAGTACAGGCTCACTCCTGACCCAAAGCTCACCTGGCACGCACTGTACTTTTGGTTTATGTAAAAAAGGCTAATGTTAatctttgttgttattttctttgataGAACCACAGAATAAGAGAACTCCAGACTTGCCAGAAGAAGAATATGTGAAGGAAGAAATCAAGGGGAATGAAGAAGCAGTCAAAAAGATGCTCGCAGAAGCCACCCGGGATTTTGGGGAAGTTGTGGTATGTTAAAtagatttatttgtgtgtgtgtgtgtgtctccaccccccccctcccccgcccttcTAATTTGAAGTTGATTACCTCTTCTACCATACTCTTAGGCCCAGGAAGGTAAAAGAGAAattcaagataaaagaaaagggaaagtggGACTGATTTAGGCTTTGcttcataaaactttattttttattagaatatggtaatgtggggagaaagagaaattaagcaCGATAGggagttatttttaaacaatataaaacatcccactttggggctggggttgtagctcagtggcagagtgcttgcctccaacttgtgaggccctgggtttgatcctcagcaccacataaaaataaataaataggggctggggatgtggctgaagtgtagcacactcgcctggcatgcatgtggcccgggttcgattctcagcaccacatacaaacaaagatgttgtgtccgccaataactaaaaaataaatatcaaaaattctctctctctctctctctttaaaaaaaaaaaaaaacctttaaataaataaataaaaataaagatattgtgcccatctaccactaaaaaaaaaaatgttaaaaacaaagaaaaaagccagcctcagcaaaagtgaggtgctaagcaactcagtgagaccttgtctctaaataaaatacaaactaggtctggggatgtggctcagtggtcgagtgcccctgagttcgatcctcagtacctccatccaaaaaaaatcccactttgATCTCAGCATAAGTTTTTAAAGTTGGAACTgtagatttgtctttttttttttctttgtttaaaagcctttattcacttatttattttttttatgtggtgcttgaggatcgaactcagggtcttgcatttgtgaggcgagcactctactgttgagccacaaccctaggccctagatttgtcttttaaaaatgtttttttgtggggctggggctgtagctcagtggtaaagtgcatgccttgcatgtgtgaggcactgggttcaatcctcaggaatTTTTATGtggtcataaaaataaagatattgtgtgttcatttacaactggaaaaaaaacatttaaaaaatattttttatgtttctcaGGAGCATAAATGTAATTCCAAAGAAGGTTTCCTTGAGACAGTCTTGCTCAGTTGCAcaggctagtcttgaatttgtgatcctcctgcctcagtttcctaaatagctgggattaaagatgtGTGCCATGGTAATTGGTTTAATCAGGcaaatttagtttttttgtgtTCTTAGAATGGGGGATATTTTACTCTTCAGTCTACCTTCTAATATGTGTTGGAATCCCATATTTAATAATAGTTGTTGATAAAGGCAGGAACCATAACATAAtgatgataaataatattttaagaaatccaAATCATAGCTGGCtacagtggtatatgcctgtaatctcagtgacttgggggactaaggcaggaggatctcaagtttgaaaccaaccttagcaacttagcaagatcctaaacaactcagtgagaccctgtctcaaaatgaaaaataaaggggctgggaatatggcttagtggctgagtgtcccttaTTAacctcaataacaaaaaaagaaaaaagaaagaaaataatttctgtatcTTATCCAAGGAAAAAGATGTCATGCATTAACTTATTAACATAAGGGAAACCAGTGATGATTCATTTTAAAAGAGAGCAATAATTTAAAGTTTCCATAGCTGATGAGTGGTAGAATAGGTGATGAATGGAGGAATTTAGggaatattgcttttttttttgagacaaagtctcactaagttacttagggcattgctaacttacagagactggctttgaatttgtaatcctcctgtctaagcctccagagttgctgggattataggtgtatgtcaCTGTGCGTTATCTCAGTTTAATTCCTAATCTGTTGAAATAGCATAGTCAGttttacatatgcacatatgtgcacacacacatccccagactttcacatacacacatattataaacatacacatatatttacattgtGAATAAATGTAAGAAGTAACATGGCATATTAGAGGAACTGAAGGGAATCCAGTATGGTTGTAGTGTAGGAGAAAGCGGGTGGTAGTTGGGAGAGTTGAGGTATTATAAGAGTTTGAGATTTGGTAATTCAGAACTGGTCTTACTCATTCTCTGTAGGTGGATGAGAGTCCTGATTTTGAAATCCATATAACGATGTGTGATGATGATCCCCCTACACCAGAGGAAGACTCAGAAACACagcctgaggaggaggaagaagaagaaaaggtctCTACACCAGAGGTGGGAGCTGCCATTAAGGTCATTCGGCAGTTAATGGAAAAGTTTAACTTGGATCTCTCAACCGTAATACAGGCCTTTCTAAAAAATAGTGGTGAGCTGGAGGCTACTTCCTACTTTTTAGAGGCTGGTCAGAGAGCTGATGGATACCCCATTTGGTCCCGACAGGATGACTTGGATTTGCAAAAAGATGATGAAGATACCAGAAATGCATTGGTCAAAAAATTTGGTGCTCAGAATGTAGCTCGGAGGATTGAATTCCGAAAGAAATAATAGGCAatataatgagaaaagaaaataggtggTTCAGATAAGTCTATAAAAAAGTTGTGATCATTGAACTTCAGAGTTCTTACTATAAAATTGACTCTTCTGACCAATGCTGCTGCTGTTCTGTGAAGCCTGATTTTGTAGCCAAGCAGAGTTGTGtaggaagataaaaacaaaagaaattggaTCTATTTAGAACTGTCCCTGGCAAGTATCGAGGAAAATCTAAATCAGAGAGGTTGGTCTATGTAGTAGTAATCCTTTGCTGGAATGGAACCTCTGCTGTATTGGTGACGAGCCTAGTGACAaagttaaaggaggaaaattaggCATACAGGTATTTTCTTTCGTGCAGCCCAAGTGAAGAGCCTCTTATCCTTTGGCAGAAGTTTCTCTGGATTATGATAGATTCCAAATCAAGAATCTAGAATatggggggctagggttgtagctcagtggtagagcacttgcctagcgtgtctGAGACActaggctcaatcctcagcaccacataaaattaataaataaaacaaatatattgtgtccatctacaactaaaaaaaaaattttgtgtgtggtgcttgggattgaacccagggccttttgcatgcagggcaagcactctaccaactgagatatatccccagccctaaaaaataaattaaaaaaaaaatctagaatatgGGAAGATTTAATTTCACAACTTTGAACATGGACTTTCCCAAAGGGAAATCATTCCCCCCTCACAGTGAGCTCTGATTTCTGGCCTGCTTTGAAAAGCCCATATTTGCTTTGCTAACTTGATATTTGGGGACCATGCTCCAGGCTATTGTTTTGCCAAATCCTTCTCAGTTAAATCTCTAGTATGTGTTCCTTTACCTTCCACTCAGTTTTGTTTGAAACACAGACAAACCCTAGAATATCAAGAACTACTTACTCAGAGCTGGGGTTGTTGCTTAGtcgtagaatgcttgcctggcatgtgtgaagcactgagttcaattctcagcatcacataaaaaaaaaaataataaaagtattatgtccatctacaactaaaaaatattttaaaaagagaactacTTACTCTGTTAATAGTAATGTTTTTTTGATTTATTGAGCATAGTTTTATGCTAAAGATTGTGTTAGATTGAAAAATTAGTAAATTGGTTCtactttgttgaaaataaattcattattgaaaataaatataactttgtaTTTGGATCTCATAAAAAATGTTGTCTTTGATTGTATACGTGAAACCTTTTAGTTATAAAAAACcataaaagaggggctggggttgtggctcggtggtagagtgctcgcctagcacatgtgaggccctgggtttgatcctcagcaccacatagaaataaataaaataaaggtattgtgttcatatacaactaaaaaataaatattaaaaaaaaacataaaggaacTAACATTTTGGTTATTGGTGATTTGAaccaataaatttcattttagaacTAATAGACCATTAgaagttgctgctgctgcttgtgGAACAAAGAAAAGATTGATCTGCATCACGACTATGAGAAAtggcccaaaaaaaaaaaaaaaaaaaaggtgagagcCAAAGGGGAGAGAAGCCAGTTAGGAATCCCCCAGAGGGACAATACCCAGTTCCAGCAGCTCCTTTAGAACCTCAAGAGTAAAGTGACCTGTATGTTGGATCTGCTGGGACTATGTCACCAAACTGCTGatgtgtgatggcacacacctgtaatcccagtggctccagagactgaggcaggaagattacaagtttaaagccagcctcagcaaaagtgaggtgctaagcaactcagtgagaccctgtctcttataaataaaatacaacaaaatagggctggggatatagctcagtgacctagtgcccctgagttcaatccctgatatccacccccggcaaaaaaaaaaaaagtatgagggctggagatatggctcaagcggtagcgcgctcgcatggcatgcgtgcggcccgggttcaatcctcagcaccacatacaaacaaagatgttgtgtccgccgaaaaaactaaaaaataaataaaattctctctctctctctctctttaaaaaaaaaaaaaaaaaaaagtatgaattcCAAGTGTCCAGCCACAAAGCATGATTACTAGACCCGGTGGTGGGAAGTAGGCACTTTGTTGCAGAAGCATCCTAATGCAGGAAGTCATCAATAAATAAGCTCATTCAGTTCTTGATCTCACTGGTGC from Urocitellus parryii isolate mUroPar1 chromosome 15, mUroPar1.hap1, whole genome shotgun sequence includes:
- the Terf2ip gene encoding telomeric repeat-binding factor 2-interacting protein 1 isoform X1, which produces MAEAMESGKDPNGPTHSSTLFVREDGSPLSFYVRPSPAKRRLSTLILHGGGTVCRVQEPGAVLLAQPGEALAEASGDFISTQYILDCVERNQRLELEAYRLGPGAAADQAPESKAGASAEGAAEPEPQPLTGRMAFTDADDVAILTYVKENARSPSSVTGNALWKAMEKSSLTQHSWQSLKDRYLKHLRGQEHKYLLGDAPVSPSSQKLKRKAEQDPEAADSGGEATREPQNKRTPDLPEEEYVKEEIKGNEEAVKKMLAEATRDFGEVVVDESPDFEIHITMCDDDPPTPEEDSETQPEEEEEEEKVSTPEVGAAIKVIRQLMEKFNLDLSTVIQAFLKNSGELEATSYFLEAGQRADGYPIWSRQDDLDLQKDDEDTRNALVKKFGAQNVARRIEFRKK
- the Terf2ip gene encoding telomeric repeat-binding factor 2-interacting protein 1 isoform X2; this encodes MAEAMESGKDPNGPTHSSTLFVREDGSPLSFYVRPSPAKRRLSTLILHGGGTVCRVQEPGAVLLAQPGEALAEASGDFISTQYILDCVERNQRLELEAYRLGPGAAADQAPESKAGASAEGAAEPEPQPLTGRMAFTDADDVAILTYVKENARSPSSVTGNALWKAMEKSSLTQHSWQSLKDRYLKHLRGQEHKYLLGDAPVSPSSQKLKRKAEQDPEAADSGEPQNKRTPDLPEEEYVKEEIKGNEEAVKKMLAEATRDFGEVVVDESPDFEIHITMCDDDPPTPEEDSETQPEEEEEEEKVSTPEVGAAIKVIRQLMEKFNLDLSTVIQAFLKNSGELEATSYFLEAGQRADGYPIWSRQDDLDLQKDDEDTRNALVKKFGAQNVARRIEFRKK